A part of Oncorhynchus masou masou isolate Uvic2021 chromosome 21, UVic_Omas_1.1, whole genome shotgun sequence genomic DNA contains:
- the LOC135507610 gene encoding zinc finger protein 408-like yields the protein MANSMVFHTQIASIMEVLANAAVAEVCKLVDDDYAVFRLEMSQSQKENRALRRKLQLFELKVARERVLTSRPNSVKLVDRHRGIARGEGHLTGGHRSFVKPVGHNTWRDDQPITVDEGSGTSTQPVIVIESADAEAAGPGVKQEKTEREEDPQQSRDIQTGPTGMPPVATEDTAPAQSSYQRIVTEVCGTPEAVLKSETDTEILTVTHRLLHTGPDHGSDPERLGLGPLGCPPVPGSEYLPIFHQVQRTVHSRGDGEVLYTGIDDLSCTYATEMDPGNVSLDLETQNDLSRGDWNRYSSSVYSEGCLDKKGEVIVVDEVTVKVEGDAPPTWNANSHLGDRHSQGRDFLDYRESLETNPNVVHPLRDRDPVSTSMGPSDSHGCALMDQALNSKDRARAQALGGEATSAKKQGVKPFSCTQCSMRFAQAGNLKRHQRVHTGEKPFSCTQCHMCFAQAGDLKRHQRVHTGERPYSCPQCEKRFSHQHHLKMHLKIHTEARLFACTPCGKRFSDRSYLRIHQQKNHSTL from the exons aTGGCTAACAgtatggtttttcacactcaaatagcctccatcatggaggtgttagcgaatgcagccgtggcagaggtctgtaaactcgtagacgacgattatgcagtgtttcgtttggaaatgtctcaaagccagaaagaaaacagggcATTGCGAAGGAAACTACAGCTATTCGAACTGAAGGTAGCACGGGAGCGCGTCCTCACCAGTCGTCCCAATAGTGTCAAGCTCGTCGACAGACACAGAGGAATAGCAAGAG GTGAAGGACATCTCACTGGAGGTCACAGGAGTTTTGTGAAGCCAGTGGGACACAATACATGGAGAGATGACCAACCAATCACTGTTGATGAggggagtggaacctcaacccagcCCGTTATCGTGATAGAG TCTGCAGATGCAGAGGCTGCTGGTCCTGGGGTTAAGCAGGAGAAgactgaaagagaggaggacccaCAGCAAAGCAGAGACATCCAGACTGGACCGACTGGAATGCCCCCTGTAGCCACGGAGGACACCGCCCCAGCGCAGTCCAGTTACCAACGCATTGTCACTGAGGTCTGTGGAACACCAGAGGCTGTCCTAAAGTCAGAGACGGACACTGAGATTTTAACTGTAACacacaggcttttacacacaGGACCTGACCACggatcagacccagagagacttGGGCTGGGGCCATTGGGCTGTCCTCCTGTTCCCGGCTCAGAATACTTACCGATATTTCACCAGGTCCAGAGGACGGTTCATTCTCGTGGAGATGGTGAGGTGTTATACACAGGCATTGATGACTTGTCTTGTACTTACGCAACAGAGATGGACCCTGGAAACGTATCCTTGGATTTAGAGACACAGAATGATCTGTCTAGAGGGGACTGGAAccggtacagtagtagtgtatactctgaAGGGTGCCTAGATAAGAAAGGAGAGGTTATAGTCGTAGACGAAGTGACTGTGAAAGTGGAGGGTGACGCTCCTCCCACATGGAATGCAAATAGTCACCTAGGAGACAGACACTCACAAGGCAGAGATTTCTTAGATTACAGGGAAAGCTTAGAGACAAATCCAAATGTCGTCCACCCGTTACGGGATCGCGACCCAGTGTCCACGTCAATGGGGCCTTCCGATTCACACGGCTGTGCCCTTATGGATCAGGCATTGAACTCAAAAGACAGGGCTAGAGCCCAGGCTCTGGGGGGGGAAGCAACATCTGCCAAAAAACAGGGGGTGAAACCCTTTAGCTGTACCCAGTGTTCTATGCGCTTCGCCCAGGCTGgcaacctgaagaggcaccagagggtccacacaggggagaaaccattcagctgtacccagtgtcacatgTGTTTCGCCCAGGCTGGTGACCTGAAGAgacaccagagggtccacacaggagagagaccttacagctgcccccagtgtgagaagaggttctcccacCAGCACCATCTGAAGATGCACTTGAAGATCCACACTGAAGCGAGGCTGTTCGCCTGTACGCCctgtgggaagagattttcagataggagctacctcaggatacaccagcagaaaaaccATTCCACTCTATAA